The region ATTGATGAAAGGATTCTAGAACGAGCTAATTTGAAGAAAGCAAGGAGTGTGCTTGTTCTAGCAGACAGACTGATTCAGGGATCGATTCAGGAGGTAGACTCAAGGACTGTTATGGCCATAATTACTATTAAATCTATATCTAAATCAATATATACATGCGCTGAGTTGATAGATTCCAAGTTTGAAAGATATCTACGCTTCTCAAACTGTGACGAGGTTATTCTTTCGAGTGATTATAATAAATCTCTTATAGCCAATGCCTCAGCCGGTAGCGGCATCTCTCATGTAATCAGCGAACTTCTTAATGTAAATGCAGAGGTTACAATTAACACAATAGATATTCCTAAGGACTTCATAGGTAAATCATTCAGCGATCTCTTCAATTATTATATTGGGAAGGATAGATCAATACTAATTGGAATTCTTGAAAATACAGGTAATTTCTTCATGAGAAAGAGGGAAGCGCTACAGGAAGCCCAGAAAACACCCGATATTTCAAAACTCGTTGATAATCTGAAAATGGTAAAGTCTCTCTTGCCAAATTTGCCTGTGATAAATCCTCAGGCTGATTATCTAATTAAAAAATACTCTAAGGCTATTATTATTGATGGTAGAGATAAAAGCTATAAGAAATATAGTTCGGATGTAACTCAAGATGTCACAACCTAAAGGAATTATAGAAAACAGCATAATAAATAAACTTAAAGAAGTATCCTTTTTCAGGATATACTCTGAAGATGATGAAGTAATAAATATGATCGCCAAATTGTGCACTAGGAGAAGGTTTAAAAAGGGCACCATTATTATAAAAGAGTCTGACTATGGCGATGAATTATTTATTATTTATAGAGGAGAGATCGACATTGTTAAGAGAACCCTTCAGAATGAAGAATACACAGTAACAACTCTGAATTCAGAGATGGAAGGGATATGTGTTGGAGAACTTGCCCTTATAGATAATGACAAAAGGTCTGCCACAGTCACTGCTAATACTGATTGTGAATGTCTTGTAATAAATAGGGATGCTTTTATCAAATTTGGCAATGAGCATCCTGAGATTGGGCTCAATATCACAAGAGCAATTGCCGGTCAACTAAGTTCTAAACTGAGAAAGACCAATGCTGATGTAATAACCCTATTCTCAGCGCTTGTGGAGGAGATAGCAGGTTATGAATAGAGTTAATCACCGACAATTGAAATAATGCCACGAATCATCATATTTCCCTAACATGCATTAGGACATCCAGATACCCCATTCCCCACCCGCGCTTTTGGGAAAGTCAGGAAGCTTACCCATCTCCACGAGCTTATCCGCTGCATATGAATAGGCAAGGTGAAAGAGCATGCAAAGTATGTCAGGCCAGAAACATTGAGAGAAGGAACACATACTTACGAGAGATTTGAGTTCATTAATTCTATTAACAATATTGTTAAATATCTTTTCAGATACTTCTCGATTGAGTTGGATTATATGCTTCATGTAAATATTAGATGTGCAAAAATTAGGAATTGCAAATCGGGGAGGGTCATCGGGCTTCAATATATTAACATCTATGAGAGATTCTACCACTTCCCCTGATATCTTTGAATACAGATACTCCCATGTTGCTGCATTGCCACTCGCTTCTATGATATTGAAAACTTCCTCAAGTATTTCCATGGCATTATGCTCATTAAGAAGATCTTTAATCCTTTTACGATTAAGGTCGTGCGAACGTATCACATGAAGCATCAATCCACCCAAACTTCTATATGTGGTGAAGCCGAAAATCCTTCTGGGACCAGTGTCAAAGGCATAACCCCAAAAGAAGAAATTACCAGCAAAACCTCGCGATGGATAACTTCCTATCAATCCCTTTCGCAATAGGGAGAATACCCCTGAGTCTAACGTTTGAGCGCATATTTGAATAGTCATTATGTTCTCTACATCCTGCTTTATTGATGATTTATCACCAGCCATTCTCAATGCCAAAGATTTGTATTCAGATATCCTATACAATATAGCATCACACATAGAGTCTGATATATCCCGAAACCAGGAATTGAGGATACCGATATCATCGTTTGTAATTATAGGTCCAATAGGCACAATATTCTGATCATCTAAGCTAACTATATTCGACTGCTGCCATGAATTTATTAGACCGCGAAGTCGATCGTCGAACCAACTCATAGGAACGCCGAGTGGATAAATTTCTGAATATAATTGTTGGGATGACTCATCTATAAACAGATCTTTCCAGCTTCCAGTACCTGCCATCCTGTAGCTAACCGCTGACATTGACCAACTCATTATGCCATACCCCCTCATTAAGTTTTAATTAAATTGAAGGACAATTAAGACGATTATTTTAAGTAGAAGAATTTTTATATTTCTTGACAAGCATTTTTGAACCGATTTGTATTTCTCAATAGATTCTAACTATACTCATTCACGATTATACAATACTTTATGGGGTTAATTATGGATAAATTATCAGAAACAATCATGAACCGATCGAAGAACGGTAAGATGACCTGCAAAGAGGCCTTTGAAATTGCAGAAAAAATGAATATTAAACCTATAGTTGTTGGTAAGACTCTTGACGAACTCAAGATCAAGATTACAGGTTGCCAACTTGGGTGCTTTAAATAGTTATTATGATAAAAAAAATTATAGCATTTTTTTCTGCATATCTATCATTGCTAAACATGAATCCTGAAGCCCTAGAATCGCGCAGGACTAGGCAGACGTCACATAAGGAGAGCAAAAATTCACCGCTCTCGATTCACATCTTGCTCTTTATTATTACTATTGCGACAACTACTATAGCGGGTTCTCAGTCAGCCAACAACATCTGGGACATCATAGTATCAGGTCTGCCCTTCTCTATTACCATAATGTTAATCCTTCTTTCCCATGAGATGGGCCATTATTTGGCAGCAAGGCATTTTGGAGTGAAAGCAACACTACCCTACTTCATTCCCTTCCCTTCTATTATTGGCACAATGGGCGCTGTAATAAAGATAAAATCACCAATTAAGGAAAAGAGGGCATTGCTATATATTGGGGCTCTTGGCCCTATTGTCGGCTTTATTTTGAGCATAGCCGCAACAGTAATCGGTATATATCTCTCCGATATCAAACCGCTTCCAGCAGTTGGAAACGGCTTAATTCCCATATTCGGTGATTCTATTCTATTCTCCTTTATTACTAGAATGATCCATGGAGAGATACCCGCTGGATACGACATATACCTCTCCTCCTATGCATGGGCAGGATGGATTGGTTTTTTGGTTACCAGTCTGAACCTGATGCCAATGGGACAACTGGATGGAAGTCACATCCTTTATGCGCTAATAGGGAGAAAACAACTATTCTTTGGATGGATAACATTTTTTGGTCTTATTATTCTCAGCTTCATCTGGCCGGGTTGGATACTTTGGATAATCATATCCCTCTTTTTCCTGATGATTGGTCATCCGCCCATTGAGGATGATATGAGTTTATCCCTTGGAGAAAAGATTATCGGATGGGGTTGTATTGCAATTTTAATCACTACATTTATACCCGTTCCTGTTAAATTGATATAACAGGAGAAAAAAGGTATTGAAAAAAAATAACCCAATAATTCCTCTACTCATATTATTTTTCTTGTATCCACATTCATCACTCCTATCCAAGCAATTTATTATTGAAATTGGAATTACTTATCCAATCAGGTTCAATTTCTCCAATAATAACCTTGAGCCATCTGGTATTACTATCAATAAAGGTAGAATTTTCTTTGTTAGCGATAACAGAGAAAATAGCGCTATCTATGAACTCGTCTTTAATGAGGGATTCTGTAATGCGCAAACCTATCTAATTATCAATCATAATGATATAATTTCAATCGAGAAGTGGCACAAACTCGATCTTGAGGGTATTGTTTCAATACATAACAGTTTTTATTGTATTGATGAAAGAGATAGGTTTATCTATAAGATCAATTCAGATGGAAGGGTTGAACATATAACACACGACATCCATCAATATAACAAGAATAAGGGCATATCCTTCTCCAATGATGCGAACGCTGGATTTGAAGGAATTGCATATGATCAAAAGAAAAAAGTATTCATAATTGCCAATGAGAGAGATGACTCTATCCTTTATCTCTTGCAAAGACATGGGAAGCGCTTAATTACGCATTCTCACATATCAATGACACTTCAAACCGGCATATCTGATTTTGATATTTCAGACATTTGCTTCTATGATAGATATCTCTATCTTATACATAGAAAGGACAAAAAGATTATTAAGATGAATCCTTACAATAAAAAAATTGATGATACTCTTGATTATTCGAATATAACTAAGGGACTCTACTCCTCAAGAAAGGGTTATGGTTTTGTTGAAGGTATTTGGATTAACAGCAAACAGATTCTCCTACTGCTCGATAGTAATGGGAAAAAGATCAGCGGCAAGGATTATGGAGAGAACGGGATTCTCATTATTCTAAAACGCCCGCGCAACTTTTAATTTACACTTTTCGCTAAATCCTTAAGGGATTGCGATAGGGAATCGCCTATTATTCATTTTTGTGACGCTTGTAAAAAACCAGAGATTGATAGATATGTTGAATTATAAAAAAAATCTTTCATAATTGAATAATATACAACTTCACTATTATTGCAATAAGACCTCCCCTAATAATCATTGGTAATCATCTGTATCGCTCCCTTTGCCTGCTTGCGTACATATGGATTCTTATCATTCTTAGCTATCTTCTTCAACATAGGCACTGCCTTCATCGCCTGCCAGCCAAGATTGCCTAGGGCCTCAGACCATCCATAGCGCACAGCATGATGCTCGTGCCTTAGCCCCGTAATCAAGTGTGGAAGCGCCACTATCCCTATCCTTCCTATAGCCTCTTTTGAATGAGAGGAAACTCCATTATTATAATCATGGAATGATTCGATCAGGCGCGTTATACCTTTGGGATCGCTATTCTGTAATCCTTATGGCCAGCCACAAACTCATTTATAATATCAGGAATGCTCCTTTGGGATGAATCTTCTGTTGACACAGACTTGCATGAACCCGAAGTAAAAATTATTAGCAGCATTATAAAAAATATAAATTCGTATACTCTCCTAAATATCTCCGCATAAAATCTGGACATCATATTCATGGTAAACTACCTAGATTAAGTATGGACATTATATTTCAGTTATAAAGTATTATTGCCTTACGAAACTCTATCCGACACGAACATCGACCGCGTGATGTTTTATACAGGCTCACCCAGAGTGATGCTAAAGGGGCATTTAGCACACAAATCCCGATCAGCATCAGAGTCCTAACCATACCTTTTATAGGGTGTACTTTGCATTACATGAGATTGGGGTAATTGTACAGCCATGCACGTAAGGCTCTTCAATCTCAACCCAATAAATATAATGAAAATATTCTAAATCAGATTAGTTAAGATCGACTATACTCTATACAATCCCGCGATCTCTTCATCTGCAGGATGCCTGACAGTGAATGAATATATGAATTCCATCTTTTCACCTGGCTTGATATCAAACTCCTTTTTTATAATACCCCATTCATCAGGTTCTTGGAAATCGTTTCCTTTGGTTACTTTTACTTCAATCTCTTTATTCTTGCTTACAGGAATCCGCTCAAAAAGCTTAATGGTTTCTTTTTCATCCTTAAAAGATTCTATTGTAATCTTATAGGTAAACTCTATGCTTGTATCCTTGCCAGTTAGTCCTTTTTTACCCTTTAGCTGGTTGACCAGTTCCCTTTTTACACGGATGCAGTCGTCAGTGCCCATATAGAGTTTTAACTTCTCACCAGGGACGATGGTCTTAATCTGTGAATCTCCTGTATAATCAAAATCACGAAAAACCTTTACAGGTCCAGAAAGCAGGGGATAATCGCATGTGTTCTCCATAATGATCCGAAGATAGGCAGCCTCCTGGATTGCAGGCATGACGATGTATTCATATTCAACTGGAAAGCGTTCCATGGTGATAAAGACCTTCCTGGCCGTGCCGTCGGTCGGAATATTCTGAGAAGCACCGCAGGCAAAGGTAACGTTCAACCCTGATGTCTTTACCTTTGATACCGCGAAAGTCTTATCAGTAACCTCAGCGACCTCGCTGCTCATATCAGGTTCAGCCACCGACATCTCTGCTGCGTCTTCCATCATCTCTATCTCATCTTCATATTCCTCTTCAGGATATTTATCTTCATGTCTCTTTGACTTCTTTGATACGGATGCTGATCTCATTGCCGGCACCTGAATAGGAGGCGGCGATTCATACAAATTAATATACCATGGCTCAGGGTCAGGCAGATGTGCTCCTGAACTCGGGTTTGCTGTTGAAAGATCAAGCCCAACATTATCCCAGTCCTCGCCTGTCATCTGTGTAACCTCCGCGTAGCTCACAAGCTCAAATTGTCTCTCTTTATAGATAAGCCGCCCGTCGTAAAGCGGAGACCAGGATGCGCTGGGCACAACATATGAAAGACGAATATATGCGTCTCCTGATGACTTCATCCTGAAGCTGACACAACATTCAACAGATGTCCTGCCAGATGCTTCCTTGAGCTTGTCCGCATAATAATAGAGGTTTTTGCTCTTTTTTTTAAGTTCTCTTCTTTTAACCTCAAGAGCCAGCCTATCATTCCTAAATGCCTTTGATTCTTTCCCGTAATATTCAATAAACTCCTGGTAATCTGCAGAACTGGCCTTTTCAAAATTTAAATCCTTAGGATCAGCGATATCCTCATTAAAATTAAGGCAGTTTAAATAGGATATAAGGATCTCTAACTTCTCAATTTCTCTGCTTACAAATTCCAACTCTCTCTCAATCCTGTATATCTCATTTTCAATTCTATTAAGCTCTTCAATATTCGTGTCCCTGAGCGCGATATCGCAGAGATTATTATCAAGGAGCACCATCTCTCCGGCTCCCTTAACCCTTATTGAATCTCTGAGCAGGGATGGTGTGAGGTCGCTAAAGCTGTAAGTCTGCTCTCCTGTAAGATTCTTTAGCTTCACTTCTCTTGTTATCATTGCCCTGTCTGAATATACACAAACCCGCATTATTATGTTTTTGGTTTCAATGCTCATATGTTAAGACCCACAATTGATTTGTCTACAGGATATTCCACGTAATATTCCAGGTTCAATTTCTTCTTATCCTGCGAGTCAATATCTACATTCCAGATAAGCACTCCCTTGTAGTCAGGATTGATGCTATCCGTAACCTCTGTAAGCTGCACCTTCAATTCCTTGTTTTGCGATATTGGTACCCTCTCCTCAATGGCAACCTTAACTTCTTCCTCTTTATAGTTCTCAAGGGTAATAGTATATCTAAAAATCGTGCGAGTTAATCCCTTCATAACGCCCTTTTGCTGAGTAAAATGCTTCAGCAATTCACGCTTAACCTTAATTGAATCATCAGATCCAAGTGAGAGCTTTGCTTTCTCCGATGGAACAGTAGTTTCCAGAAAACTATCTCCAATATAGTCCTGATTATGATAAACTTTGACAGATCCTGCCAGCAGGGGATATTCTGTTGTGTTCTCAAACATGCCGCGAATGAATACGGATTCTATCATTTCTGGGAAAGCG is a window of Spirochaetota bacterium DNA encoding:
- a CDS encoding ion channel → MISKIFNRIINLIEYRTIRQFIHIIRGNFVFKLIYIGFIILLTFSVAIYYIEKEYITYIVEDGQRIEDDDKSSNIRTIPDSIWWALVTSTTVGYGDYFPKSTIGRIVGILLMFFGVALVGVITGNIASVLVEKQTKEGKGLNELKLKNHFIICGWKRDMGSFLKDIMEKNKSYLATDIVLINTAEPELIENLKMDRELKYINFIYGDYIDERILERANLKKARSVLVLADRLIQGSIQEVDSRTVMAIITIKSISKSIYTCAELIDSKFERYLRFSNCDEVILSSDYNKSLIANASAGSGISHVISELLNVNAEVTINTIDIPKDFIGKSFSDLFNYYIGKDRSILIGILENTGNFFMRKREALQEAQKTPDISKLVDNLKMVKSLLPNLPVINPQADYLIKKYSKAIIIDGRDKSYKKYSSDVTQDVTT
- a CDS encoding cyclic nucleotide-binding domain-containing protein, which gives rise to MSQPKGIIENSIINKLKEVSFFRIYSEDDEVINMIAKLCTRRRFKKGTIIIKESDYGDELFIIYRGEIDIVKRTLQNEEYTVTTLNSEMEGICVGELALIDNDKRSATVTANTDCECLVINRDAFIKFGNEHPEIGLNITRAIAGQLSSKLRKTNADVITLFSALVEEIAGYE
- a CDS encoding site-2 protease family protein yields the protein MIKKIIAFFSAYLSLLNMNPEALESRRTRQTSHKESKNSPLSIHILLFIITIATTTIAGSQSANNIWDIIVSGLPFSITIMLILLSHEMGHYLAARHFGVKATLPYFIPFPSIIGTMGAVIKIKSPIKEKRALLYIGALGPIVGFILSIAATVIGIYLSDIKPLPAVGNGLIPIFGDSILFSFITRMIHGEIPAGYDIYLSSYAWAGWIGFLVTSLNLMPMGQLDGSHILYALIGRKQLFFGWITFFGLIILSFIWPGWILWIIISLFFLMIGHPPIEDDMSLSLGEKIIGWGCIAILITTFIPVPVKLI
- a CDS encoding SdiA-regulated domain-containing protein; translation: MKKNNPIIPLLILFFLYPHSSLLSKQFIIEIGITYPIRFNFSNNNLEPSGITINKGRIFFVSDNRENSAIYELVFNEGFCNAQTYLIINHNDIISIEKWHKLDLEGIVSIHNSFYCIDERDRFIYKINSDGRVEHITHDIHQYNKNKGISFSNDANAGFEGIAYDQKKKVFIIANERDDSILYLLQRHGKRLITHSHISMTLQTGISDFDISDICFYDRYLYLIHRKDKKIIKMNPYNKKIDDTLDYSNITKGLYSSRKGYGFVEGIWINSKQILLLLDSNGKKISGKDYGENGILIILKRPRNF
- a CDS encoding HEAT repeat domain-containing protein, which produces MTRLIESFHDYNNGVSSHSKEAIGRIGIVALPHLITGLRHEHHAVRYGWSEALGNLGWQAMKAVPMLKKIAKNDKNPYVRKQAKGAIQMITNDY
- a CDS encoding mucoidy inhibitor MuiA family protein; the protein is MSIETKNIIMRVCVYSDRAMITREVKLKNLTGEQTYSFSDLTPSLLRDSIRVKGAGEMVLLDNNLCDIALRDTNIEELNRIENEIYRIERELEFVSREIEKLEILISYLNCLNFNEDIADPKDLNFEKASSADYQEFIEYYGKESKAFRNDRLALEVKRRELKKKSKNLYYYADKLKEASGRTSVECCVSFRMKSSGDAYIRLSYVVPSASWSPLYDGRLIYKERQFELVSYAEVTQMTGEDWDNVGLDLSTANPSSGAHLPDPEPWYINLYESPPPIQVPAMRSASVSKKSKRHEDKYPEEEYEDEIEMMEDAAEMSVAEPDMSSEVAEVTDKTFAVSKVKTSGLNVTFACGASQNIPTDGTARKVFITMERFPVEYEYIVMPAIQEAAYLRIIMENTCDYPLLSGPVKVFRDFDYTGDSQIKTIVPGEKLKLYMGTDDCIRVKRELVNQLKGKKGLTGKDTSIEFTYKITIESFKDEKETIKLFERIPVSKNKEIEVKVTKGNDFQEPDEWGIIKKEFDIKPGEKMEFIYSFTVRHPADEEIAGLYRV